In Gammaproteobacteria bacterium (ex Lamellibrachia satsuma), a single genomic region encodes these proteins:
- a CDS encoding sulfur reduction protein DsrS codes for MDLSNEDALRLNVLLATKPRAIRINESSMTLYGLSDKGEARIQLNPNCRDDQYLVRVRELLSGHATGSPGGYPLFLKRWTRMGQTRCENLEQLLLLGEPEAVVAVTCADGLTDDLARLAWWSSQEPENARRMLANPAVVAGEMGAELAEFLVEYLPFETEPEMMVESLKLVLQPGLVSNEVRQKLWKRCSRKSVYYLGFLASIPDRLPEQVQPRGDRDSHAGSLVTLAEVGNPYAEIVLKILSAPGQSFIDTVGRVMVKPANQEVVTLLLDVLRDYFTPLRPEGNPDLTLEALEEEAEQLLAGKAGSHAFQSCLDAVPELAGELKAMRIFSGMGYGVVRPVFSHSDAIGTLMRRKLEPVFTPLMAYLRVLKGDGNLK; via the coding sequence ATGGATCTATCCAACGAAGACGCGCTGCGTCTGAATGTGCTGCTTGCCACTAAACCCCGCGCCATCAGAATCAATGAGTCTTCAATGACGCTATACGGTCTCTCCGACAAGGGTGAGGCCAGGATTCAGCTCAATCCCAACTGCCGTGACGACCAATATCTTGTCCGGGTGCGGGAACTCCTGTCCGGTCATGCGACGGGATCACCCGGTGGCTACCCGCTTTTTCTTAAACGCTGGACCCGAATGGGTCAGACCCGGTGCGAAAATCTTGAGCAACTACTCTTGCTTGGTGAACCGGAAGCGGTTGTCGCCGTCACCTGTGCCGACGGACTGACTGATGATCTTGCGCGCCTGGCCTGGTGGTCCAGTCAGGAGCCCGAGAATGCCCGGCGTATGCTTGCCAATCCAGCTGTCGTTGCCGGAGAGATGGGTGCTGAGTTGGCGGAGTTTCTGGTCGAATACCTCCCCTTTGAGACTGAACCGGAGATGATGGTGGAAAGCCTGAAACTCGTACTTCAACCGGGATTGGTTTCGAATGAAGTCAGACAGAAGTTATGGAAACGTTGCAGTCGCAAATCTGTCTACTATCTCGGATTTCTTGCCAGCATACCGGACCGGTTGCCGGAACAGGTCCAACCGCGTGGAGACCGGGACAGCCACGCAGGCTCGCTCGTTACGCTTGCAGAGGTCGGAAACCCTTATGCTGAAATAGTGTTGAAGATACTCTCTGCCCCGGGCCAAAGCTTTATCGATACAGTCGGGCGGGTGATGGTCAAGCCTGCGAATCAGGAGGTGGTTACCTTGCTGCTTGATGTCCTGCGAGACTATTTCACGCCACTGAGGCCTGAAGGAAACCCCGATCTGACCCTTGAAGCGTTGGAAGAGGAGGCGGAACAGCTTCTTGCTGGAAAGGCCGGCAGTCACGCCTTTCAGAGTTGCCTGGATGCTGTGCCTGAGTTGGCGGGAGAGTTAAAGGCGATGCGTATTTTTTCCGGCATGGGGTATGGTGTCGTGCGTCCTGTATTCAGTCATTCTGACGCGATCGGCACGCTGATGCGCCGTAAGCTGGAACCGGTATTTACACCACTGATGGCATATCTGCGTGTGCTGAAGGGGGACGGGAATCTAAAGTAG
- a CDS encoding iron-sulfur cluster assembly accessory protein — protein sequence MFKLTKRAAEQIAQAAEQGGTEGMVLRFATRKKEDGAFDYLMGFDEVKDDDITFISEGIDLVMEPEYVPMLNETTMDYVETEDGEKQFIFINPKDANYVPPVAENTDQGE from the coding sequence ATGTTTAAATTGACCAAAAGGGCTGCTGAACAGATTGCCCAGGCAGCAGAGCAGGGCGGAACAGAGGGTATGGTGCTACGTTTTGCAACTCGTAAGAAGGAAGATGGGGCATTTGACTACCTGATGGGATTCGACGAGGTGAAGGATGACGATATAACATTTATCTCAGAGGGCATCGACTTGGTTATGGAACCCGAATATGTTCCGATGCTAAATGAAACGACCATGGATTACGTGGAGACTGAAGATGGCGAGAAGCAATTCATCTTCATCAATCCGAAAGACGCCAATTATGTTCCTCCGGTAGCTGAGAACACCGATCAAGGTGAGTGA
- the cobB gene encoding hydrogenobyrinic acid a,c-diamide synthase (glutamine-hydrolyzing): MASIYISAAHKSSGKTTLSIGLGRALASRGLTVQSFKKGPDYIDPLWLHSATGRGCYNLDFYTMHREEIEALYRRRMQGADIGLIEGNKGLYDGLDIEGSNSNAALAALLDVPVVLVINTKGMTRGIAPLLLGYQAFDHNISISGVILNQVGGSRHESKLVNVVEHYTDIPVLGAVANDPSLGIDERHLGLVPNNERSQAEEVIDYLAKTVTDCVDLDRLIEIAGEARSVPRFAAVEETSHQDGTLRIGYPKDMAFGFYYPDDLEALQHYGAELVPFDTLNDERLPEVDGLFIGGGFPETSMDALEANTSVREAIRDYIEQDGVVYAECGGLMYLCRSLTWQGKKCRMVGIIPADAVMHERPQGRGYVRLTESGNSRWAEVAEINGDGIINAHEFHYSALEGLDAESSDFAYKVVRGTGIDSRHDGYIYKNLLANYTHMRNVGGCHWVERFLSHVRAIKALKMGNQGSNKDV, translated from the coding sequence GTGGCCTCTATCTATATTTCTGCTGCGCATAAGTCATCCGGGAAGACCACCCTCTCTATTGGATTGGGACGTGCTCTTGCCAGTCGCGGCCTGACGGTCCAGTCCTTCAAAAAAGGCCCCGACTACATTGACCCGCTTTGGTTGCACTCAGCAACTGGGCGTGGCTGTTACAATCTCGATTTCTATACCATGCATAGGGAAGAGATTGAAGCGCTCTATCGCCGTCGAATGCAAGGGGCAGATATTGGCCTCATCGAGGGTAACAAGGGACTCTATGATGGCTTGGATATTGAAGGCAGCAACAGCAATGCCGCTCTGGCAGCCCTGTTGGATGTCCCCGTTGTTCTGGTTATCAATACAAAAGGCATGACCCGCGGAATTGCTCCGTTGCTGCTGGGATACCAGGCTTTTGACCACAACATCTCCATTTCAGGTGTCATTCTCAATCAAGTCGGTGGCAGTCGCCACGAATCGAAGTTGGTAAATGTCGTAGAGCACTATACTGACATTCCCGTTCTGGGGGCTGTCGCCAATGATCCGTCACTGGGGATTGATGAGCGGCATTTGGGGTTGGTGCCGAACAATGAACGCTCGCAGGCAGAAGAGGTCATCGACTATCTGGCTAAGACGGTAACCGACTGTGTCGATCTCGACAGGCTGATAGAGATTGCAGGAGAAGCCCGCAGCGTTCCCCGTTTTGCGGCTGTGGAGGAGACTTCACATCAAGATGGAACATTGCGAATAGGTTACCCGAAAGATATGGCCTTTGGGTTCTACTATCCCGATGATCTGGAGGCTTTACAGCATTATGGGGCTGAACTGGTTCCTTTTGACACCCTGAACGATGAGCGACTGCCAGAGGTCGATGGGCTCTTTATCGGTGGGGGATTTCCCGAGACGTCGATGGACGCGCTTGAGGCAAATACTTCGGTCCGAGAGGCAATCAGAGACTATATTGAGCAGGATGGAGTGGTTTACGCAGAATGTGGAGGGTTGATGTACCTTTGCAGAAGCCTGACCTGGCAAGGCAAAAAATGTAGAATGGTCGGTATAATTCCTGCTGATGCGGTCATGCATGAAAGACCACAAGGTCGGGGCTACGTCCGTCTCACGGAATCAGGCAACTCCCGCTGGGCTGAAGTCGCGGAAATAAATGGCGATGGCATCATCAATGCCCATGAGTTCCACTATTCGGCTCTTGAAGGGTTGGATGCTGAAAGTAGCGACTTTGCCTATAAAGTGGTCCGAGGCACAGGAATCGACAGCAGGCATGACGGCTATATCTACAAAAACCTGCTTGCTAACTACACGCACATGCGAAATGTGGGTGGATGTCACTGGGTAGAGCGCTTTTTGTCGCATGTCAGGGCAATAAAAGCACTGAAAATGGGAAATCAAGGTAGTAATAAAGATGTTTAA
- the nrfD gene encoding polysulfide reductase NrfD has product MSKMYYRELYCGTPVRYWAGLALLGAIVAIALGAAFYMEHNGHWVTGMSNQIVWGLPHVFAIFLIVAASGALNVASIGSVFGGPMYKPLGRFSSLLAIGLLAGGLVVLLLDLGRPDRLIIAMTYYNFKSIFAWNIILYSGFFAIVGLYLWAMMDRKANRYYRPLGFAAFFWRLALTTGTGSIFGFLVAREAYDAAIMAPMFIIMSFSYGLAFFIITLIAAYMWGDRELGDLRLTRLKNLLGVFVGAVLYFALVFNLTNLYVTQHHGVESFILLNGGVYTAMFWIGQVLIGGVIPLFLIYSPAFDKARWAVAAASVMVLIGGFFQIYVIVIGGQAFPMSIFPGKEVLESSFYDGTVNAYAPSFPEMLLGIGGIAIAMTMVAVGARMFKVFPETLEDPGEST; this is encoded by the coding sequence ATGAGTAAGATGTATTATCGTGAGCTCTACTGCGGAACACCTGTCCGCTACTGGGCAGGGTTGGCGTTACTCGGTGCAATCGTCGCTATTGCACTTGGGGCAGCATTCTACATGGAGCATAATGGTCACTGGGTGACCGGGATGTCCAACCAGATTGTTTGGGGATTACCGCATGTCTTTGCAATCTTCCTGATTGTTGCTGCGTCCGGCGCTTTGAATGTGGCGTCGATTGGCTCGGTGTTCGGCGGGCCGATGTACAAGCCCCTCGGACGTTTTTCGAGTCTGCTGGCGATTGGTTTACTGGCAGGGGGCTTGGTAGTGCTGCTGCTGGATCTAGGGCGGCCTGATCGTCTGATCATTGCCATGACCTACTACAATTTCAAATCGATCTTCGCCTGGAACATTATCCTCTATTCCGGTTTCTTCGCTATCGTGGGCCTCTATCTTTGGGCCATGATGGACAGAAAAGCCAACCGTTACTACCGTCCGCTTGGTTTCGCAGCATTCTTTTGGCGCCTTGCACTGACCACCGGTACCGGCTCAATCTTTGGTTTTCTGGTTGCCCGCGAGGCCTATGATGCAGCAATCATGGCGCCGATGTTTATTATCATGTCCTTCAGCTATGGACTGGCATTCTTCATCATTACGCTGATTGCCGCCTATATGTGGGGTGATCGTGAACTGGGTGATTTGCGTCTGACTCGCCTGAAGAACTTGTTGGGGGTATTTGTCGGTGCGGTGCTCTACTTTGCACTTGTCTTCAATCTCACCAATCTGTATGTGACTCAGCACCACGGCGTCGAGAGTTTTATTCTGCTCAATGGCGGGGTGTATACCGCAATGTTCTGGATTGGTCAGGTGTTGATTGGCGGTGTTATTCCGCTGTTCCTGATCTACTCTCCGGCGTTCGATAAAGCACGGTGGGCTGTTGCTGCAGCTTCAGTGATGGTATTGATCGGCGGTTTCTTCCAGATCTACGTGATCGTAATAGGTGGACAGGCCTTCCCGATGTCTATTTTTCCGGGTAAGGAAGTGCTTGAGAGCAGCTTCTACGATGGGACAGTGAACGCCTATGCGCCCAGCTTTCCGGAAATGCTACTGGGTATTGGCGGCATTGCCATCGCTATGACAATGGTCGCTGTCGGTGCCCGTATGTTCAAGGTGTTCCCGGAAACCCTGGAAGATCCAGGGGAGAGCACCTGA
- a CDS encoding 4Fe-4S dicluster domain-containing protein, which translates to MNRRKFVGTTVAAAGAVVVAPGVLLHTVAGADPESKGASAKHRWGMLIDANKCAQGCSACVDACNSEHGLTGHDRPATDAQWIRAVKLKDNSTGHINRLVMMCQHCEHPPCVDVCPTGASFKRTDGIVLVDRHICIGCRYCMMACPYKARSFVHEDLEEQSVNAPRGKGCVEGCTMCVHRIDRGETMTACQEACHNTGHGAIVFGDLKDPDSEISQALKSQNSRQIRADLKLNTGVRYSNL; encoded by the coding sequence ATGAACCGCCGCAAGTTTGTCGGAACGACAGTTGCAGCGGCTGGAGCGGTTGTCGTCGCTCCAGGTGTACTCCTGCATACAGTGGCCGGCGCTGATCCTGAATCCAAGGGTGCGTCCGCCAAGCATCGCTGGGGGATGTTGATCGACGCGAACAAATGCGCGCAAGGCTGTAGTGCCTGTGTCGATGCCTGTAACAGTGAACACGGCTTGACCGGGCACGACAGACCGGCGACGGATGCACAGTGGATTCGCGCCGTCAAATTGAAGGATAACAGTACAGGGCATATCAATCGCCTGGTGATGATGTGCCAGCATTGTGAACATCCACCTTGTGTTGATGTCTGCCCAACAGGGGCATCTTTCAAGCGCACAGATGGAATCGTGTTGGTGGATCGCCATATCTGTATCGGCTGCCGCTACTGCATGATGGCTTGCCCCTACAAGGCGCGTTCCTTCGTGCATGAAGACCTTGAGGAGCAGTCCGTTAACGCCCCTCGAGGTAAGGGGTGTGTTGAGGGCTGCACGATGTGTGTACACCGTATTGATCGTGGTGAGACGATGACTGCCTGCCAGGAGGCCTGCCACAATACTGGACACGGGGCGATTGTCTTTGGCGATCTGAAGGATCCAGATAGCGAAATCAGTCAAGCACTTAAATCACAGAATAGTCGGCAGATTCGGGCAGATCTCAAACTGAATACCGGTGTTCGGTATTCGAATCTGTGA
- a CDS encoding sulfur reduction protein DsrJ: MAETNDIRRNHMDYLKHQRVETVHGGIRGAKFSLIDCVECHASKDHDGNAVPVTDEGQFCEACHAYVAVSPACFQCHRTTPMQGKGSLGAVDLERMKFQSLNASSLKEWHPVIHAGSESAR, translated from the coding sequence GTGGCAGAGACGAATGATATTCGTCGAAACCACATGGATTACCTCAAGCACCAGCGGGTTGAGACCGTGCATGGTGGTATTCGTGGAGCTAAGTTCAGTCTTATTGACTGTGTTGAATGCCATGCATCCAAAGATCATGATGGCAATGCGGTTCCGGTGACTGATGAAGGCCAGTTCTGCGAGGCTTGTCATGCCTATGTGGCTGTGAGTCCAGCTTGTTTCCAGTGTCACCGGACGACACCTATGCAGGGTAAGGGTTCCCTTGGAGCAGTGGACCTCGAACGGATGAAGTTCCAGAGCCTCAACGCCTCATCGTTGAAAGAGTGGCATCCTGTTATCCATGCCGGCAGCGAGTCTGCCAGGTAA
- a CDS encoding NAD(P)-binding protein — protein sequence MATPSEEMKKDITWRRYEEGDDQWDDWTDKIFVQDTSHKCPTYIHRTPPCQGSCPSGHDIRGWLAIVREQEKPVEGEEWQQYAFERATGSNPFPSMMGRVCPAPCQDGCNRNEVEDFVGINSVEQFIGDNAIEQGYSFTAGEDTGKKVAVIGGGPAGMAAAFQLRRMGHAVTLFDENKELGGMMRYGIPGYRIPRDKLGAELQRIVDMGVELRMETRVGKDVTVADVEKEYDALLWALGCQSGRGLPIPGWDDTPNCVSGVAFLKAFNEGRMKVTADKVICIGGGDTSIDVVSVARRLGHIEHTNPTDRPELVVKDGFVAHDAANAAAAQGSDVTLTSLFVKAEMMAAEHEISDATTEGVTILDGVMPLEVIKGEDGRAKALRVCDCTMDGMTPIPTEGTERVLEADLIVAAIGQGGDMTGLEDFDNGRGLIDSDKLYQIPGKPGHFVAGDIIRPHLLTTAIGQASIASESIDHFLKHEEQGKRPKVDVHHFSLLEKLKEAHMEPEHFDKSEGDLRGTNSAKYAVHNFEDRSKQEIIPADELFLGHFEPTPRNIRNEEVPSSDDVLGHFKERLIPLNTDQVQAEAKRCMSCGMCFECDNCIIFCPQDAVFRVKRGESTIGRYVDTDYFKCIGCHVCTDVCPTGYIQMGLGE from the coding sequence ATGGCTACTCCTAGTGAAGAGATGAAAAAAGATATCACCTGGCGTCGGTATGAAGAGGGTGACGATCAGTGGGATGACTGGACAGATAAGATTTTTGTTCAGGATACCTCCCATAAGTGTCCTACCTATATCCATCGCACCCCACCGTGCCAGGGCAGCTGCCCTTCCGGACACGATATCCGTGGTTGGTTGGCGATCGTTCGTGAACAGGAGAAGCCTGTAGAGGGTGAAGAGTGGCAACAGTATGCGTTCGAGCGTGCCACCGGCTCCAATCCTTTTCCTTCAATGATGGGACGTGTCTGCCCTGCGCCTTGTCAGGATGGCTGTAACCGTAACGAGGTTGAAGACTTCGTCGGTATCAACTCTGTTGAGCAGTTCATCGGCGACAACGCCATTGAGCAGGGTTACTCGTTTACCGCTGGTGAAGATACCGGTAAGAAGGTAGCGGTCATTGGTGGTGGTCCTGCCGGTATGGCTGCAGCCTTCCAGCTGCGCCGCATGGGCCATGCCGTCACCCTGTTCGACGAGAACAAGGAGCTTGGCGGCATGATGCGCTATGGTATTCCCGGCTATCGTATTCCCCGTGACAAGCTGGGCGCAGAACTTCAGCGTATTGTCGATATGGGCGTCGAATTGCGCATGGAGACACGTGTTGGTAAAGACGTGACGGTTGCCGATGTCGAGAAAGAGTATGATGCGCTTCTCTGGGCGTTGGGTTGCCAGAGTGGCCGTGGCCTGCCTATTCCCGGTTGGGACGATACCCCCAACTGCGTTAGCGGTGTTGCCTTCCTGAAGGCCTTTAACGAAGGCCGCATGAAAGTGACCGCCGACAAGGTGATCTGTATCGGTGGTGGTGATACCTCTATCGACGTGGTGTCGGTTGCCCGCCGCCTTGGACACATCGAACATACCAATCCGACTGACCGCCCTGAGCTGGTTGTGAAGGATGGCTTCGTGGCTCACGATGCCGCAAATGCCGCAGCAGCACAGGGTTCTGATGTAACACTGACCTCTCTCTTCGTTAAAGCTGAGATGATGGCCGCAGAACACGAGATCAGTGATGCGACGACAGAGGGTGTTACCATCCTCGACGGTGTGATGCCCCTGGAAGTGATCAAGGGCGAAGACGGTCGGGCAAAGGCACTGAGAGTGTGCGACTGCACCATGGATGGCATGACGCCTATCCCCACAGAGGGCACAGAGCGTGTTCTCGAAGCGGATCTCATCGTAGCAGCGATTGGTCAGGGTGGTGACATGACCGGCCTTGAGGATTTCGATAATGGTCGTGGTCTCATTGATTCCGACAAACTTTATCAGATTCCAGGTAAACCGGGTCACTTCGTGGCAGGGGACATCATTCGCCCGCATCTGCTGACGACTGCGATTGGCCAGGCTTCCATCGCCTCCGAAAGTATTGATCACTTCCTCAAGCATGAAGAACAGGGCAAACGTCCGAAGGTCGATGTTCACCATTTCAGCCTCCTGGAGAAGCTGAAAGAGGCGCACATGGAACCTGAGCACTTCGATAAATCCGAAGGTGACCTGCGAGGCACTAATTCTGCCAAATATGCGGTGCATAACTTTGAGGATCGTTCCAAGCAGGAGATCATCCCTGCAGACGAGCTTTTCCTGGGACATTTCGAGCCGACGCCCCGCAATATTCGTAATGAAGAAGTCCCCAGTTCAGACGACGTGCTTGGTCACTTCAAAGAGCGTCTGATTCCTCTGAATACGGACCAGGTTCAGGCAGAGGCAAAGCGTTGCATGAGCTGCGGCATGTGCTTCGAGTGCGACAACTGCATCATCTTCTGTCCACAGGACGCGGTATTCCGTGTCAAACGTGGTGAGTCAACCATTGGTCGCTATGTGGATACTGACTACTTCAAGTGTATCGGTTGTCACGTTTGCACAGATGTCTGTCCCACAGGCTACATTCAGATGGGTCTCGGTGAATAA
- a CDS encoding (Fe-S)-binding protein, producing MAKAKFDTPELSEFVDVPNIEEGAMAHTTCFVAKPEHQEPLGFPGEKVDDWHDRAIEKMGDLLSRYRSFRVYLDSCVKCGSCTDKCHYFLGTKDPKNMPVGRQDLLRKVYRRYFTFAGKYFPKLVGAADLTEEVLDDWYSYFHQCSQCRRCSVFCPYGIDTAEISMAAREIMAQVGVGQKYCNEIIAKVFKIGNNLGLPGPPLADTLEGLEEDVYDEDEVAVKYPLDVKGADILLVTPSADFFAEPHVDGLIGYGKVFHEAGVSWTLSTTASEAANFGMFIGSYENMRRISLRVREAALELGVKRIVFGECGHAWRVAYSFLNTLAGPFDFCDPDYPVPQHICEFTWNEIQQGTLELDKSENDDKTLTFHDSCNVARATRMGDTPGGQFDIPRNVIKAVCNNFYDMEWDTIHERTFCCGGGGGLLTDDLMEIRVKGALPRMTALQNVMNEKGVTHMAAICAICKSQFTKVLPYYGMDMYQIVSVHQLVSDAIVLNRKTPPEEAPGYGEDDDD from the coding sequence ATGGCTAAGGCGAAATTTGACACACCGGAACTTTCAGAATTTGTTGATGTTCCGAATATCGAAGAAGGGGCTATGGCGCACACTACGTGCTTTGTGGCCAAACCTGAGCACCAGGAACCACTGGGTTTTCCGGGTGAAAAGGTTGACGACTGGCATGATAGAGCCATCGAGAAGATGGGTGACCTGCTGAGTCGCTACCGCTCGTTTCGGGTCTACCTTGATTCCTGTGTGAAATGTGGTTCCTGCACGGACAAGTGTCACTACTTTCTGGGCACCAAGGATCCCAAGAACATGCCTGTCGGGCGCCAGGATCTACTGCGCAAAGTCTATCGCCGCTACTTTACTTTTGCGGGTAAATACTTCCCAAAACTGGTTGGTGCGGCAGACCTGACGGAAGAGGTACTCGACGACTGGTATAGCTATTTTCATCAGTGTTCGCAGTGTCGTCGCTGCTCAGTATTCTGCCCCTACGGTATCGATACTGCAGAGATATCCATGGCTGCCCGCGAGATTATGGCGCAGGTCGGCGTAGGTCAGAAGTACTGTAACGAGATCATCGCGAAGGTATTTAAGATCGGAAACAACCTGGGTCTGCCTGGACCTCCGCTGGCCGATACCCTCGAGGGTCTTGAAGAGGATGTTTACGACGAGGACGAAGTCGCTGTTAAATATCCCCTGGACGTCAAGGGTGCGGATATCCTCCTGGTTACCCCATCTGCCGACTTCTTTGCTGAGCCCCATGTAGACGGCCTGATCGGTTACGGAAAGGTATTTCACGAAGCGGGCGTTAGCTGGACTCTGAGTACCACGGCGTCAGAGGCGGCCAACTTCGGTATGTTTATCGGTTCCTACGAAAACATGCGACGTATCTCCCTGCGGGTACGTGAGGCGGCACTGGAACTGGGTGTCAAACGCATCGTGTTTGGCGAGTGTGGACATGCCTGGCGCGTGGCCTACAGCTTTCTGAATACACTGGCCGGCCCGTTCGACTTCTGTGATCCAGACTACCCGGTGCCGCAGCATATCTGCGAATTTACCTGGAATGAGATCCAGCAGGGTACCCTGGAGCTGGATAAGTCCGAGAATGATGACAAGACGCTCACGTTCCACGACTCCTGCAATGTGGCGCGTGCCACCCGCATGGGGGACACCCCGGGGGGGCAGTTCGATATTCCACGTAATGTCATCAAGGCGGTTTGCAACAATTTTTATGACATGGAGTGGGATACGATCCACGAACGGACCTTCTGCTGCGGTGGTGGTGGCGGTCTGTTGACTGATGACCTGATGGAAATTCGGGTCAAGGGCGCACTGCCCCGCATGACTGCGCTTCAGAACGTCATGAACGAGAAAGGTGTTACCCACATGGCGGCGATCTGCGCCATCTGTAAGAGCCAGTTTACCAAGGTTCTCCCCTACTACGGCATGGACATGTATCAGATTGTCAGTGTTCACCAGTTGGTAAGCGATGCCATCGTGCTGAACAGAAAAACGCCGCCGGAAGAGGCACCCGGTTATGGCGAAGATGACGACGATTAA
- a CDS encoding nitrate reductase, which translates to MSTVYALLFIVATIVLVLGLARKIVQYAKTPAPLKIPTTPAPVTQTGVVMRMFREVVFFESLFKSTKWTWIFSWMFHMGLFVVLARHVRYFVDPVPLPIALIQPFGIYAGFAMVAGLGGLFLRRIFVDRVRYISAPSDYLMLLLLIFIGFSGLMMTFLIHTDVVMVKQFFDGLFTLSGGELPMDFALIMHLTLVAVLMIILPFSKLLHIPGIFFSPSRNQVDNPREKRHLAPWAKKLEES; encoded by the coding sequence ATGTCAACAGTCTACGCGTTGCTGTTTATCGTAGCGACCATCGTTCTGGTACTTGGTCTGGCACGTAAAATTGTGCAGTACGCCAAGACACCTGCACCATTAAAGATTCCCACCACCCCGGCCCCTGTGACTCAGACCGGTGTGGTAATGCGTATGTTCCGTGAAGTGGTTTTCTTTGAAAGCCTTTTCAAAAGCACCAAGTGGACCTGGATCTTTTCCTGGATGTTCCACATGGGGTTGTTTGTGGTGCTGGCGCGGCATGTCCGTTATTTTGTCGATCCCGTTCCGCTTCCGATCGCATTGATCCAGCCTTTTGGCATCTATGCAGGGTTTGCCATGGTTGCCGGACTCGGCGGCCTCTTCCTGCGTCGTATCTTCGTTGATCGTGTACGTTATATTTCAGCACCTTCAGATTACCTGATGTTGCTACTGCTCATCTTCATTGGCTTTAGCGGCCTGATGATGACGTTCCTCATCCACACTGACGTCGTTATGGTCAAACAGTTCTTCGACGGACTGTTTACCCTCAGTGGTGGCGAACTTCCGATGGATTTTGCGCTGATCATGCATCTGACACTTGTCGCTGTGCTGATGATCATTTTGCCCTTCAGCAAATTGCTGCATATCCCTGGAATATTCTTCAGCCCGTCCCGAAACCAGGTCGATAATCCACGTGAGAAACGACACTTGGCACCTTGGGCGAAAAAGCTCGAAGAATCCTAA
- a CDS encoding TusE/DsrC/DsvC family sulfur relay protein: MAIEANGKVFETDEEGYLVTLADWEPVVAEEMAKEDDLELTDEHWDIINFLREYYEEYQIAPAVRVLTKAVGKKLGKEKGNSKYLYGLFPYGPGKQACRFAGLPKPTGCI; encoded by the coding sequence ATGGCTATCGAAGCTAACGGTAAAGTTTTTGAGACTGACGAAGAGGGTTACCTGGTAACTCTGGCTGATTGGGAGCCCGTAGTTGCAGAAGAGATGGCGAAGGAAGATGACCTTGAGCTGACTGATGAGCACTGGGATATCATCAACTTCCTGCGTGAGTACTACGAAGAGTATCAGATCGCTCCTGCTGTCCGGGTTCTGACCAAGGCTGTTGGTAAGAAACTGGGTAAAGAGAAGGGTAACAGCAAGTACCTGTACGGTCTGTTCCCATACGGTCCTGGTAAGCAGGCTTGCCGCTTCGCTGGTCTGCCCAAGCCTACTGGCTGTATCTAA
- the dsrH gene encoding sulfurtransferase complex subunit TusB — MSTLHTVNKSPFEKNSLADCLGYAKEGSAVLMYEDGVYGAMKGNAVAEKVAAASGVKFYALGPDLKARGISEEKLAEGIEVVDYAGFVSLAVENDKVSAWV, encoded by the coding sequence ATGAGTACTTTGCATACTGTTAACAAATCCCCTTTTGAGAAGAACTCACTGGCAGATTGCCTGGGTTATGCAAAAGAGGGTAGCGCTGTTCTGATGTATGAAGATGGCGTTTATGGGGCAATGAAGGGTAACGCCGTTGCTGAGAAGGTGGCTGCAGCATCGGGTGTCAAGTTTTATGCCCTTGGCCCTGACCTGAAAGCCCGCGGCATCTCGGAAGAGAAGCTTGCTGAAGGCATTGAAGTTGTGGATTACGCGGGTTTTGTCAGCTTGGCCGTCGAAAACGATAAAGTTTCGGCCTGGGTCTGA
- the tusC gene encoding sulfurtransferase complex subunit TusC — protein sequence MSENIKKFMYLNRRAPYGTIYAWESLEVVLIGAAFDQDVSLAFIGDGVYQLLEGQDTSESEMKNFSTTYKALGDYDVTKLYVEKESLEERGLTLDDLMPLTWEDEDDDWAEKDSIRLVSRAELADVLDDQDVVYSF from the coding sequence ATGTCTGAAAATATCAAGAAGTTCATGTATCTCAACCGCCGTGCCCCCTATGGCACTATCTATGCGTGGGAGTCACTGGAGGTTGTGCTGATCGGTGCTGCATTCGATCAGGATGTCAGTCTGGCGTTTATCGGAGATGGGGTCTATCAGCTGCTCGAAGGTCAGGATACCTCTGAGTCCGAAATGAAGAACTTCTCCACCACTTACAAGGCGCTGGGTGATTATGATGTTACCAAGCTCTATGTGGAGAAAGAGTCTCTGGAAGAGCGGGGTCTGACGCTTGATGACCTGATGCCTCTCACCTGGGAAGACGAAGATGACGATTGGGCTGAGAAGGATTCCATCCGTCTCGTCAGTCGCGCTGAATTGGCTGACGTCCTGGATGACCAGGATGTTGTCTATAGCTTCTAA